Proteins encoded by one window of Rubrobacter indicoceani:
- a CDS encoding tetratricopeptide repeat protein, with translation MSLKFLKASAVFLFMVLLFFAVTLYVSARYIERQEQQQAAGNLNGAVGAASVAARFDPFSVRPLQAQSSIAYGQGRNASAKEFVEEAALREPESLVVRLSLGNIEMEMGNFEAAEENYRYAERLDPLGGEGTSGLAQALLRQNKLREAGEAYRRLAEIDKLDTLGYYNLGRVQVRTGEPEEGTRNIGRAIRMAEREARGLEGETLRNQEDLIESMKLAQADGLVVQDQYEQAYEIVARNESSQAPALLELINTDPEGYGASVVDSDIY, from the coding sequence TTGAGCCTTAAATTTCTGAAAGCTTCGGCGGTTTTTCTGTTCATGGTTCTGCTTTTCTTTGCGGTGACGCTCTACGTTTCGGCTCGCTACATCGAGCGTCAGGAGCAGCAGCAGGCTGCAGGTAACCTGAACGGGGCGGTCGGGGCGGCGAGCGTGGCGGCCCGGTTTGATCCGTTCAGCGTAAGGCCGCTTCAGGCTCAGTCTTCGATAGCCTACGGGCAGGGGCGCAACGCCAGCGCAAAGGAGTTCGTGGAGGAGGCCGCGCTCCGGGAGCCGGAGAGCCTGGTCGTCAGGCTGTCCCTGGGGAACATCGAGATGGAGATGGGGAACTTCGAGGCCGCCGAAGAAAACTACCGTTACGCGGAGCGTTTGGACCCCCTGGGCGGGGAGGGTACGAGCGGCCTAGCGCAGGCGCTTCTCAGGCAGAACAAGCTGCGGGAGGCCGGAGAGGCATACCGGAGGCTTGCCGAGATAGACAAGCTGGACACGCTCGGGTACTACAACCTCGGGCGGGTGCAGGTCAGGACGGGTGAGCCGGAAGAAGGGACAAGGAACATAGGGCGCGCGATACGGATGGCCGAAAGAGAGGCCCGGGGTCTTGAGGGTGAGACCCTGCGCAACCAGGAAGATCTGATCGAATCAATGAAGCTGGCTCAGGCCGACGGGCTGGTCGTGCAGGATCAGTACGAGCAGGCCTACGAGATAGTGGCGCGCAACGAGTCCAGCCAGGCTCCGGCCCTTCTGGAGTTGATCAACACCGACCCGGAAGGTTATGGAGCGTCGGTCGTAGACAGTGACATCTACTAG
- a CDS encoding CAP domain-containing protein: protein MKRYYPVTAAALLFAALMLAAISLSQPKVAQAAGYEARKCGGGSVSLNAAEYRTFQLHNQVRKNNGLSKLCVHPRLVKAARGHSRDMIDRGYFSHTTQGTGQNAGQRITAAGYPWRTYGENIGYNSTPEAMHNAWMNSSGHRTNILNRNFKEVGIGAVTGQYPSSRGGTFETTMYTVNFGAR from the coding sequence ATGAAGAGATACTATCCTGTCACGGCGGCGGCTCTGCTCTTTGCAGCCCTGATGCTTGCCGCGATTTCTCTGTCCCAGCCAAAGGTCGCGCAGGCCGCCGGGTACGAGGCAAGGAAATGCGGCGGTGGCTCGGTGTCGCTCAATGCTGCAGAGTACAGAACCTTCCAGCTTCACAATCAGGTTCGCAAAAACAACGGCCTCTCAAAGCTCTGCGTGCACCCCCGGCTCGTCAAGGCCGCCCGAGGACACTCAAGAGACATGATCGACCGCGGCTACTTTTCCCATACAACCCAGGGTACCGGTCAGAACGCCGGACAGAGGATCACCGCCGCAGGCTACCCCTGGCGTACCTACGGGGAGAACATCGGCTACAACAGCACCCCGGAAGCCATGCACAACGCGTGGATGAACAGCTCCGGCCACCGGACCAACATCCTTAATCGCAACTTCAAGGAAGTCGGCATCGGGGCGGTAACCGGACAGTATCCCAGCAGCCGCGGGGGGACTTTCGAGACAACGATGTACACCGTGAACTTCGGCGCTCGTTAG